The following coding sequences lie in one Lolium perenne isolate Kyuss_39 chromosome 2, Kyuss_2.0, whole genome shotgun sequence genomic window:
- the LOC127321902 gene encoding non-specific lipid transfer protein GPI-anchored 21, translated as MDSKLLALAAAALVVVLSLFSPAPVSGQAVATSCTASLITSFTPCLGYITNSTSGGGSSPTADCCRSLAGVVNVSTSCACLILTGNVPLGLPINRTLAVTLPKACNSMSVPLQCKDTSAQLPAPGPVGVSPAMPPLPPMTPELPAPTPEPTVTMPPSSPSQGQTRPQVAPSSAWRAGSGVPVLFAVVGAMLV; from the exons CGCGGCCGCGCTAGTTGTTGTGCTGTCCCTGTTCTCGCCGGCGCCGGTGTCCGGGCAGGCCGTGGCGACGTCGTGCACGGCGTCGCTCATCACCAGCTTCACTCCGTGCCTCGGGTACATCACCAACAGCACCAGCGGCGGGGGTTCGTCGCCGACGGCGGACTGCTGCCGGTCCCTAGCGGGGGTGGTGAACGTGAGCACGAGCTGCGCCTGCCTCATCCTCACCGGCAACGTGCCGCTCGGTCTGCCCATCAACCGGACCCTCGCCGTGACGCTGCCCAAGGCCTGCAACTCCATGTCCGTCCCGCTTCAGTGCAAAG ATACGTCGGCTCAGCTCCCAGCTCCAGGTCCCGTCGGAGTCTCTCCTGCCATGCCGCCGCTGC CGCCAATGACGCCGGAGCTGCCGGCGCCGACGCCGGAGCCCACCGTGACGATGCCGCCGAGCAGCCCGAGCCAAGGGCAGACAAGACCGCAGGTGGCGCCCAGCTCTGCCTGGAGGGCCGGCTCTGGTGTGCCTGTGCTCTTTGCTGTCGTTGGAGCCATGCTGGTTTGA